The Humulus lupulus chromosome 3, drHumLupu1.1, whole genome shotgun sequence genome window below encodes:
- the LOC133822150 gene encoding cysteine-rich receptor-like protein kinase 3 isoform X1: MSLKLFFLLFLSLLPDSVLSDPRDTEAALICDTNNTASMDQRRPFITNFSATLEAVSPLIARQKFATVINGTGNTTVYTFGECMKDLSQDDCNLCFARLKTQILRCLPFQRAVRGGRLFYDGCYLRYDSYNFFNESLSGQDRTVCSTGDFSGNRTIFRDNVLKLVRNLSVETPNNDGFFVGSVTRGNTSVYGLAQCWEFVTGAACEKCLASSVQNVTSCAPKKEGRILNAGCYLRYSTKKFYHNSTCASGQGNGGNHPLGVILAATSAGLALLLTIAAVIFFLRKRVLRKRQEKKQLGALLDTVNKSKLNISYEVLEKATNYFHDSNKLGQGGSGSVYKGVLPDGKVVAVKRLFFNTRQWVDHFFNEVNLISGIRHKNLVELLGCSITGPESLLVYEYVPNQSLHDNLFGALKNVRQLRWDSRYKIILGVAEGLAYLHEESNLRIIHRDIKLGNIMLDEDLTPKIADFGLARLFPEDKTHISTAIAGTLGYMAPEYIVRGKLSEKADVYSFGILVLEVVCGRKNNPFNQNSNSILPMVWSHYGTGTLSEAVDPSLRGNFEAEEASRLLQIGLLSVQASAELRPSMSAVVNLLTENHEIPQPTQPPFLNSSSTEIGRGIPSKEYYSSKHESNTQSTGNNMTESWVEPR; this comes from the exons atgtctttgaaactctttttccttctctttctaAGTTTATTACCAGACTCTGTTCTTTCTGATCCTCGAGATACCGAAGCAGCTCTAATATGTGACACTAATAACACTGCCTCAATGGACCAACGAAGACCCTTTATCACAAACTTCTCAGCCACCTTGGAAGCTGTGAGCCCATTGATTGCTCGCCAAAAATTCGCAACTGTGATTAATGGAACTGGTAATACCACGGTTTACACTTTTGGGGAGTGCATGAAAGACCTTTCTCAGGACGATTGTAATCTCTGCTTTGCTCGGTTGAAGACTCAGATCTTAAGGTGCTTACCCTTCCAAAGGGCCGTTCGTGGGGGTCGACTTTTCTACGATGGGTGTTATCTAAGGTACGATTCTTACAATTTCTTCAATGAAAGTTTAAGTGGGCAAGATAGAACCGTTTGTTCTACCGGTGATTTTAGTGGGAACCGGACGATTTTTAGAGATAATGTTTTGAAGTTGGTGAGGAATTTGAGCGTTGAAACACCAAACAATGATGGGTTTTTTGTGGGGTCAGTGACTCGGGGCAATACAAGTGTTTATGGTCTGGCTCAGTGTTGGGAGTTTGTGACTGGAGCTGCTTGTGAAAAATGTTTGGCTAGTTCTGTCCAAAACGTTACTTCTTGTGCTCCCAAAAAAGAAGGGAGGATCTTGAATGCTGGCTGTTACTTAAGATATTCAACAAAAAAGTTCTATCATAATTCGACTTGTGCTTCAGGACAAGGAAATGGTG GGAACCACCCCTTAGGTGTTATCTTGGCTGCAACATCTGCTGGTTTGGCTCTACTCTTGACTATCGCGGCAGTTATTTTCTTCTTAAGAAAAAGAGTATTGAGAAAGAGGCAAG AGAAGAAGCAACTAGGTGCTCTTTTGGACACTGTGAACAAGTCCAAACTGAATATTTCGTATGAAGTTCTTGAAAAGGCCACCAATTACTTTCATGATTCCAACAAACTTGGACAAGGGGGATCTGGTTCGGTTTATAAg GGTGTTTTACCAGATGGCAAGGTTGTTGCCGTAAAAAGGCTCTTCTTCAATACAAGACAATGGGTGGATCATTTCTTCAACGAAGTGAATTTGATAAGCGGAATTCGACACAAAAATCTTGTTGAGCTGTTGGGATGCAGCATTACAGGCCCTGAAAGCCTTCTTGTTTATGAATACGTACCAAATCAAAGCCTTCATGATAACTTATTTGGTG CTCTAAAGAATGTTCGGCAACTAAGGTGGGACTCGAGGTATAAAATCATATTGGGCGTAGCTGAGGGTCTGGCCTATCTTCATGAAGAATCGAATTTGCGAATCATTCATCGAGATATAAAACTAGGCAACATTATGCTTGATGAAGATTTGACACCAAAAATAGCTGACTTTGGACTAGCTAGATTATTCCCAGAAGATAAAACTCACATCAGCACTGCCATTGCTGGCACACT TGGTTACATGGCTCCGGAGTATATTGTTCGTGGCAAGTTGTCTGAGAAGGCAGATGTTTATAGTTTTGGAATTCTTGTCCTTGAAGTAGTATGTGGAAGAAAGAACAATCCTTTCAATCAAAACTCAAACTCTATTCTACCGATG GTTTGGAGCCATTATGGAACTGGTACACTAAGTGAAGCAGTTGATCCAAGCCTAAGAGGTAATTTTGAAGCTGAAGAGGCATCTCGGTTGCTCCAAATTGGGCTACTTAGTGTACAAGCCTCTGCTGAGCTGCGACCATCTATGTCAGCTGTTGTGAATCTTCTTACCGAAAATCATGAAATTCCGCAGCCAACACAACCGCCTTTTCTAAATTCCAGTTCCACAGAGATTGGCCGAGGCATCCCTTCTAAAGAATACTATTCTTCTAAGCATGAGTCGAACACACAGTCCACAGGGAACAACATGACAGAAAGCTGGGTTGAACCCAGATAA
- the LOC133822150 gene encoding cysteine-rich receptor-like protein kinase 3 isoform X3, translated as MSLKLFFLLFLSLLPDSVLSDPRDTEAALICDTNNTASMDQRRPFITNFSATLEAVSPLIARQKFATVINGTGNTTVYTFGECMKDLSQDDCNLCFARLKTQILRCLPFQRAVRGGRLFYDGCYLRYDSYNFFNESLSGQDRTVCSTGDFSGNRTIFRDNVLKLVRNLSVETPNNDGFFVGSVTRGNTSVYGLAQCWEFVTGAACEKCLASSVQNVTSCAPKKEGRILNAGCYLRYSTKKFYHNSTCASGQGNGGVILAATSAGLALLLTIAAVIFFLRKRVLRKRQEKKQLGALLDTVNKSKLNISYEVLEKATNYFHDSNKLGQGGSGSVYKGVLPDGKVVAVKRLFFNTRQWVDHFFNEVNLISGIRHKNLVELLGCSITGPESLLVYEYVPNQSLHDNLFGALKNVRQLRWDSRYKIILGVAEGLAYLHEESNLRIIHRDIKLGNIMLDEDLTPKIADFGLARLFPEDKTHISTAIAGTLGYMAPEYIVRGKLSEKADVYSFGILVLEVVCGRKNNPFNQNSNSILPMVWSHYGTGTLSEAVDPSLRGNFEAEEASRLLQIGLLSVQASAELRPSMSAVVNLLTENHEIPQPTQPPFLNSSSTEIGRGIPSKEYYSSKHESNTQSTGNNMTESWVEPR; from the exons atgtctttgaaactctttttccttctctttctaAGTTTATTACCAGACTCTGTTCTTTCTGATCCTCGAGATACCGAAGCAGCTCTAATATGTGACACTAATAACACTGCCTCAATGGACCAACGAAGACCCTTTATCACAAACTTCTCAGCCACCTTGGAAGCTGTGAGCCCATTGATTGCTCGCCAAAAATTCGCAACTGTGATTAATGGAACTGGTAATACCACGGTTTACACTTTTGGGGAGTGCATGAAAGACCTTTCTCAGGACGATTGTAATCTCTGCTTTGCTCGGTTGAAGACTCAGATCTTAAGGTGCTTACCCTTCCAAAGGGCCGTTCGTGGGGGTCGACTTTTCTACGATGGGTGTTATCTAAGGTACGATTCTTACAATTTCTTCAATGAAAGTTTAAGTGGGCAAGATAGAACCGTTTGTTCTACCGGTGATTTTAGTGGGAACCGGACGATTTTTAGAGATAATGTTTTGAAGTTGGTGAGGAATTTGAGCGTTGAAACACCAAACAATGATGGGTTTTTTGTGGGGTCAGTGACTCGGGGCAATACAAGTGTTTATGGTCTGGCTCAGTGTTGGGAGTTTGTGACTGGAGCTGCTTGTGAAAAATGTTTGGCTAGTTCTGTCCAAAACGTTACTTCTTGTGCTCCCAAAAAAGAAGGGAGGATCTTGAATGCTGGCTGTTACTTAAGATATTCAACAAAAAAGTTCTATCATAATTCGACTTGTGCTTCAGGACAAGGAAATGGTG GTGTTATCTTGGCTGCAACATCTGCTGGTTTGGCTCTACTCTTGACTATCGCGGCAGTTATTTTCTTCTTAAGAAAAAGAGTATTGAGAAAGAGGCAAG AGAAGAAGCAACTAGGTGCTCTTTTGGACACTGTGAACAAGTCCAAACTGAATATTTCGTATGAAGTTCTTGAAAAGGCCACCAATTACTTTCATGATTCCAACAAACTTGGACAAGGGGGATCTGGTTCGGTTTATAAg GGTGTTTTACCAGATGGCAAGGTTGTTGCCGTAAAAAGGCTCTTCTTCAATACAAGACAATGGGTGGATCATTTCTTCAACGAAGTGAATTTGATAAGCGGAATTCGACACAAAAATCTTGTTGAGCTGTTGGGATGCAGCATTACAGGCCCTGAAAGCCTTCTTGTTTATGAATACGTACCAAATCAAAGCCTTCATGATAACTTATTTGGTG CTCTAAAGAATGTTCGGCAACTAAGGTGGGACTCGAGGTATAAAATCATATTGGGCGTAGCTGAGGGTCTGGCCTATCTTCATGAAGAATCGAATTTGCGAATCATTCATCGAGATATAAAACTAGGCAACATTATGCTTGATGAAGATTTGACACCAAAAATAGCTGACTTTGGACTAGCTAGATTATTCCCAGAAGATAAAACTCACATCAGCACTGCCATTGCTGGCACACT TGGTTACATGGCTCCGGAGTATATTGTTCGTGGCAAGTTGTCTGAGAAGGCAGATGTTTATAGTTTTGGAATTCTTGTCCTTGAAGTAGTATGTGGAAGAAAGAACAATCCTTTCAATCAAAACTCAAACTCTATTCTACCGATG GTTTGGAGCCATTATGGAACTGGTACACTAAGTGAAGCAGTTGATCCAAGCCTAAGAGGTAATTTTGAAGCTGAAGAGGCATCTCGGTTGCTCCAAATTGGGCTACTTAGTGTACAAGCCTCTGCTGAGCTGCGACCATCTATGTCAGCTGTTGTGAATCTTCTTACCGAAAATCATGAAATTCCGCAGCCAACACAACCGCCTTTTCTAAATTCCAGTTCCACAGAGATTGGCCGAGGCATCCCTTCTAAAGAATACTATTCTTCTAAGCATGAGTCGAACACACAGTCCACAGGGAACAACATGACAGAAAGCTGGGTTGAACCCAGATAA
- the LOC133822150 gene encoding cysteine-rich receptor-like protein kinase 3 isoform X2, giving the protein MSLKLFFLLFLSLLPDSVLSDPRDTEAALICDTNNTASMDQRRPFITNFSATLEAVSPLIARQKFATVINGTGNTTVYTFGECMKDLSQDDCNLCFARLKTQILRCLPFQRAVRGGRLFYDGCYLRYDSYNFFNESLSGQDRTVCSTGDFSGNRTIFRDNVLKLVRNLSVETPNNDGFFVGSVTRGNTSVYGLAQCWEFVTGAACEKCLASSVQNVTSCAPKKEGRILNAGCYLRYSTKKFYHNSTCASGQGNGGNHPLGVILAATSAGLALLLTIAAVIFFLRKRVLRKRQEKKQLGALLDTVNKSKLNISYEVLEKATNYFHDSNKLGQGGSGSVYKGVLPDGKVVAVKRLFFNTRQWVDHFFNEVNLISGIRHKNLVELLGCSITGPESLLVYEYVPNQSLHDNLFALKNVRQLRWDSRYKIILGVAEGLAYLHEESNLRIIHRDIKLGNIMLDEDLTPKIADFGLARLFPEDKTHISTAIAGTLGYMAPEYIVRGKLSEKADVYSFGILVLEVVCGRKNNPFNQNSNSILPMVWSHYGTGTLSEAVDPSLRGNFEAEEASRLLQIGLLSVQASAELRPSMSAVVNLLTENHEIPQPTQPPFLNSSSTEIGRGIPSKEYYSSKHESNTQSTGNNMTESWVEPR; this is encoded by the exons atgtctttgaaactctttttccttctctttctaAGTTTATTACCAGACTCTGTTCTTTCTGATCCTCGAGATACCGAAGCAGCTCTAATATGTGACACTAATAACACTGCCTCAATGGACCAACGAAGACCCTTTATCACAAACTTCTCAGCCACCTTGGAAGCTGTGAGCCCATTGATTGCTCGCCAAAAATTCGCAACTGTGATTAATGGAACTGGTAATACCACGGTTTACACTTTTGGGGAGTGCATGAAAGACCTTTCTCAGGACGATTGTAATCTCTGCTTTGCTCGGTTGAAGACTCAGATCTTAAGGTGCTTACCCTTCCAAAGGGCCGTTCGTGGGGGTCGACTTTTCTACGATGGGTGTTATCTAAGGTACGATTCTTACAATTTCTTCAATGAAAGTTTAAGTGGGCAAGATAGAACCGTTTGTTCTACCGGTGATTTTAGTGGGAACCGGACGATTTTTAGAGATAATGTTTTGAAGTTGGTGAGGAATTTGAGCGTTGAAACACCAAACAATGATGGGTTTTTTGTGGGGTCAGTGACTCGGGGCAATACAAGTGTTTATGGTCTGGCTCAGTGTTGGGAGTTTGTGACTGGAGCTGCTTGTGAAAAATGTTTGGCTAGTTCTGTCCAAAACGTTACTTCTTGTGCTCCCAAAAAAGAAGGGAGGATCTTGAATGCTGGCTGTTACTTAAGATATTCAACAAAAAAGTTCTATCATAATTCGACTTGTGCTTCAGGACAAGGAAATGGTG GGAACCACCCCTTAGGTGTTATCTTGGCTGCAACATCTGCTGGTTTGGCTCTACTCTTGACTATCGCGGCAGTTATTTTCTTCTTAAGAAAAAGAGTATTGAGAAAGAGGCAAG AGAAGAAGCAACTAGGTGCTCTTTTGGACACTGTGAACAAGTCCAAACTGAATATTTCGTATGAAGTTCTTGAAAAGGCCACCAATTACTTTCATGATTCCAACAAACTTGGACAAGGGGGATCTGGTTCGGTTTATAAg GGTGTTTTACCAGATGGCAAGGTTGTTGCCGTAAAAAGGCTCTTCTTCAATACAAGACAATGGGTGGATCATTTCTTCAACGAAGTGAATTTGATAAGCGGAATTCGACACAAAAATCTTGTTGAGCTGTTGGGATGCAGCATTACAGGCCCTGAAAGCCTTCTTGTTTATGAATACGTACCAAATCAAAGCCTTCATGATAACTTATTTG CTCTAAAGAATGTTCGGCAACTAAGGTGGGACTCGAGGTATAAAATCATATTGGGCGTAGCTGAGGGTCTGGCCTATCTTCATGAAGAATCGAATTTGCGAATCATTCATCGAGATATAAAACTAGGCAACATTATGCTTGATGAAGATTTGACACCAAAAATAGCTGACTTTGGACTAGCTAGATTATTCCCAGAAGATAAAACTCACATCAGCACTGCCATTGCTGGCACACT TGGTTACATGGCTCCGGAGTATATTGTTCGTGGCAAGTTGTCTGAGAAGGCAGATGTTTATAGTTTTGGAATTCTTGTCCTTGAAGTAGTATGTGGAAGAAAGAACAATCCTTTCAATCAAAACTCAAACTCTATTCTACCGATG GTTTGGAGCCATTATGGAACTGGTACACTAAGTGAAGCAGTTGATCCAAGCCTAAGAGGTAATTTTGAAGCTGAAGAGGCATCTCGGTTGCTCCAAATTGGGCTACTTAGTGTACAAGCCTCTGCTGAGCTGCGACCATCTATGTCAGCTGTTGTGAATCTTCTTACCGAAAATCATGAAATTCCGCAGCCAACACAACCGCCTTTTCTAAATTCCAGTTCCACAGAGATTGGCCGAGGCATCCCTTCTAAAGAATACTATTCTTCTAAGCATGAGTCGAACACACAGTCCACAGGGAACAACATGACAGAAAGCTGGGTTGAACCCAGATAA
- the LOC133822150 gene encoding cysteine-rich receptor-like protein kinase 3 isoform X4, which yields MSLKLFFLLFLSLLPDSVLSDPRDTEAALICDTNNTASMDQRRPFITNFSATLEAVSPLIARQKFATVINGTGNTTVYTFGECMKDLSQDDCNLCFARLKTQILRCLPFQRAVRGGRLFYDGCYLRYDSYNFFNESLSGQDRTVCSTGDFSGNRTIFRDNVLKLVRNLSVETPNNDGFFVGSVTRGNTSVYGLAQCWEFVTGAACEKCLASSVQNVTSCAPKKEGRILNAGCYLRYSTKKFYHNSTCASGQGNGGVILAATSAGLALLLTIAAVIFFLRKRVLRKRQEKKQLGALLDTVNKSKLNISYEVLEKATNYFHDSNKLGQGGSGSVYKGVLPDGKVVAVKRLFFNTRQWVDHFFNEVNLISGIRHKNLVELLGCSITGPESLLVYEYVPNQSLHDNLFALKNVRQLRWDSRYKIILGVAEGLAYLHEESNLRIIHRDIKLGNIMLDEDLTPKIADFGLARLFPEDKTHISTAIAGTLGYMAPEYIVRGKLSEKADVYSFGILVLEVVCGRKNNPFNQNSNSILPMVWSHYGTGTLSEAVDPSLRGNFEAEEASRLLQIGLLSVQASAELRPSMSAVVNLLTENHEIPQPTQPPFLNSSSTEIGRGIPSKEYYSSKHESNTQSTGNNMTESWVEPR from the exons atgtctttgaaactctttttccttctctttctaAGTTTATTACCAGACTCTGTTCTTTCTGATCCTCGAGATACCGAAGCAGCTCTAATATGTGACACTAATAACACTGCCTCAATGGACCAACGAAGACCCTTTATCACAAACTTCTCAGCCACCTTGGAAGCTGTGAGCCCATTGATTGCTCGCCAAAAATTCGCAACTGTGATTAATGGAACTGGTAATACCACGGTTTACACTTTTGGGGAGTGCATGAAAGACCTTTCTCAGGACGATTGTAATCTCTGCTTTGCTCGGTTGAAGACTCAGATCTTAAGGTGCTTACCCTTCCAAAGGGCCGTTCGTGGGGGTCGACTTTTCTACGATGGGTGTTATCTAAGGTACGATTCTTACAATTTCTTCAATGAAAGTTTAAGTGGGCAAGATAGAACCGTTTGTTCTACCGGTGATTTTAGTGGGAACCGGACGATTTTTAGAGATAATGTTTTGAAGTTGGTGAGGAATTTGAGCGTTGAAACACCAAACAATGATGGGTTTTTTGTGGGGTCAGTGACTCGGGGCAATACAAGTGTTTATGGTCTGGCTCAGTGTTGGGAGTTTGTGACTGGAGCTGCTTGTGAAAAATGTTTGGCTAGTTCTGTCCAAAACGTTACTTCTTGTGCTCCCAAAAAAGAAGGGAGGATCTTGAATGCTGGCTGTTACTTAAGATATTCAACAAAAAAGTTCTATCATAATTCGACTTGTGCTTCAGGACAAGGAAATGGTG GTGTTATCTTGGCTGCAACATCTGCTGGTTTGGCTCTACTCTTGACTATCGCGGCAGTTATTTTCTTCTTAAGAAAAAGAGTATTGAGAAAGAGGCAAG AGAAGAAGCAACTAGGTGCTCTTTTGGACACTGTGAACAAGTCCAAACTGAATATTTCGTATGAAGTTCTTGAAAAGGCCACCAATTACTTTCATGATTCCAACAAACTTGGACAAGGGGGATCTGGTTCGGTTTATAAg GGTGTTTTACCAGATGGCAAGGTTGTTGCCGTAAAAAGGCTCTTCTTCAATACAAGACAATGGGTGGATCATTTCTTCAACGAAGTGAATTTGATAAGCGGAATTCGACACAAAAATCTTGTTGAGCTGTTGGGATGCAGCATTACAGGCCCTGAAAGCCTTCTTGTTTATGAATACGTACCAAATCAAAGCCTTCATGATAACTTATTTG CTCTAAAGAATGTTCGGCAACTAAGGTGGGACTCGAGGTATAAAATCATATTGGGCGTAGCTGAGGGTCTGGCCTATCTTCATGAAGAATCGAATTTGCGAATCATTCATCGAGATATAAAACTAGGCAACATTATGCTTGATGAAGATTTGACACCAAAAATAGCTGACTTTGGACTAGCTAGATTATTCCCAGAAGATAAAACTCACATCAGCACTGCCATTGCTGGCACACT TGGTTACATGGCTCCGGAGTATATTGTTCGTGGCAAGTTGTCTGAGAAGGCAGATGTTTATAGTTTTGGAATTCTTGTCCTTGAAGTAGTATGTGGAAGAAAGAACAATCCTTTCAATCAAAACTCAAACTCTATTCTACCGATG GTTTGGAGCCATTATGGAACTGGTACACTAAGTGAAGCAGTTGATCCAAGCCTAAGAGGTAATTTTGAAGCTGAAGAGGCATCTCGGTTGCTCCAAATTGGGCTACTTAGTGTACAAGCCTCTGCTGAGCTGCGACCATCTATGTCAGCTGTTGTGAATCTTCTTACCGAAAATCATGAAATTCCGCAGCCAACACAACCGCCTTTTCTAAATTCCAGTTCCACAGAGATTGGCCGAGGCATCCCTTCTAAAGAATACTATTCTTCTAAGCATGAGTCGAACACACAGTCCACAGGGAACAACATGACAGAAAGCTGGGTTGAACCCAGATAA